The following are from one region of the Geoalkalibacter subterraneus genome:
- a CDS encoding FG-GAP repeat domain-containing protein: MRHVGWLMGMVLLLLAAGPALAQWEEKIKEDFEPLSGVVIMPVGGEYLIDLDASRGVVPGDLFAVVQSGERIVHPVSGEVLGTLDEAKAVLRVTRIKSGYSYAVPVGEGGEIKRGDKIRRYEQTSAVFWDYEGVGEEFQQKLRAALPALEWQSYDAAQSARPATPSAPLKTGAHLAFVLSGGQLSVLGPGGEVIHTYAAAPRQVPAAPPIAAPSSQPAVSTPPAAKAAAETSGIIASVPEVVSGGIIRRQEQYYEGVWNAAELKGRALAMAVGDLNGDGRPELAVLFKESLVVGRVEDRTFVPVDEITFDAMEKSLALDAIDVDGDGRAELYVTAVRNGTESARPSSRRLVMEKGKLRLAEKQIPWFLRSVDWPGEGRILLAQRMGGLNNDFDGPLFRVNVQQDRLVEGRSVDVPSPVSLFGFVPFVDEARGTLFAYLNRTGTLQVLNSNGEVLWQSSSDYGGSEVFFERSDSSAGMSNEPRAVFIKANLAMGPDGEILVPLNKGWKITDRFRELGPSRLTALQWDGNTLRELWHTQEQQGYMADFQVADVDHDGQLEVAMTVTFSRPGFTTEGRSGVVVYELQ; the protein is encoded by the coding sequence ATGCGCCATGTTGGTTGGTTGATGGGGATGGTCCTGCTGTTGCTGGCGGCGGGTCCGGCCCTGGCACAGTGGGAAGAGAAGATCAAAGAAGATTTCGAGCCGCTCTCCGGCGTGGTGATCATGCCGGTGGGCGGTGAATACCTGATCGACCTCGACGCTTCGCGCGGCGTGGTGCCGGGCGACCTGTTCGCGGTGGTGCAGTCGGGCGAGCGCATCGTGCACCCGGTCAGCGGCGAGGTGCTGGGCACCTTGGACGAGGCCAAGGCGGTGCTGCGGGTGACGCGCATCAAGTCCGGCTACAGTTATGCGGTGCCGGTGGGAGAGGGCGGCGAGATCAAGCGCGGCGACAAGATCCGGCGCTATGAGCAGACCTCTGCCGTCTTCTGGGATTACGAAGGTGTCGGCGAGGAGTTTCAGCAGAAATTGCGCGCCGCGCTGCCGGCCCTTGAATGGCAGAGCTACGACGCCGCCCAGAGTGCGCGGCCGGCCACGCCGAGCGCCCCCCTGAAGACCGGCGCCCATCTGGCGTTTGTGCTTTCCGGCGGGCAGCTTTCCGTGCTGGGCCCCGGCGGTGAGGTGATCCATACCTATGCGGCCGCCCCCCGGCAGGTCCCTGCCGCGCCACCCATTGCTGCGCCCTCGTCGCAACCTGCCGTATCGACGCCCCCGGCTGCAAAAGCCGCTGCCGAGACCAGCGGCATCATTGCCTCTGTGCCGGAAGTGGTCAGCGGCGGTATCATCCGCAGGCAGGAACAGTATTATGAAGGGGTCTGGAATGCCGCCGAGTTGAAGGGCCGTGCCCTGGCGATGGCGGTCGGTGACCTGAACGGCGACGGACGCCCTGAACTGGCGGTTCTTTTCAAGGAATCCCTTGTGGTGGGGCGTGTCGAAGATCGCACCTTCGTTCCTGTGGATGAAATCACTTTCGATGCCATGGAAAAGAGCCTCGCCCTGGATGCGATCGATGTCGATGGCGACGGTCGCGCCGAGCTTTATGTTACTGCCGTGCGCAACGGCACCGAAAGCGCGCGTCCGTCTTCACGACGGCTGGTCATGGAAAAGGGAAAGCTGCGGCTGGCGGAAAAGCAGATCCCCTGGTTTCTGCGGAGCGTGGACTGGCCCGGTGAGGGACGGATTCTGCTGGCGCAGCGCATGGGAGGGCTTAATAACGATTTTGATGGACCTCTGTTTCGTGTGAACGTTCAGCAGGATCGCCTGGTGGAAGGCCGCTCCGTGGATGTACCGTCTCCGGTCAGCCTGTTCGGCTTTGTCCCGTTTGTGGATGAGGCCCGCGGAACGCTCTTTGCCTATCTCAATCGCACCGGCACACTCCAGGTTCTGAACTCGAACGGTGAAGTGTTGTGGCAGAGCAGCAGCGATTACGGCGGCAGCGAAGTGTTTTTCGAGCGGTCTGATTCTTCAGCTGGAATGTCGAATGAACCACGCGCCGTGTTCATCAAGGCGAATCTTGCCATGGGCCCCGACGGGGAAATCCTGGTGCCCCTCAACAAGGGGTGGAAGATTACCGACCGTTTCCGCGAGCTGGGCCCAAGCCGCCTGACCGCCCTGCAGTGGGACGGCAATACCCTGCGCGAACTCTGGCATACCCAGGAGCAGCAGGGTTACATGGCTGATTTTCAGGTGGCGGATGTCGATCATGACGGCCAGTTGGAGGTCGCGATGACCGTGACCTTCAGCCGCCCCGGCTTCACCACCGAGGGGCGCAGCGGCGTGGTGGTTTACGAGCTGCAGTAG